Genomic window (Peromyscus leucopus breed LL Stock chromosome 15, UCI_PerLeu_2.1, whole genome shotgun sequence):
AATGCCGGATCCTACATGGCAGCTTTCCTGGTGGCTTTGTGTACTGGTACCTACCTGCCTACTCCCAACTGAAAGTAATTTTTCACTTGCTGCAGAGGCAGCCTGCTGATTTCCTGTCTCCATTACTACCCCAGGCTTCACCATTGAAATAAGACTTCAAACATTTTTAGCAAAGCATTTATTATGCAAAGCAGTGAGGCTTTATTTAGCAAGCCAGTATAAATTAAAaccctggagatcagagggtccCCCATCCATGGTCACAGGCACTTTATACCGTGAGCTGGCAGTCCGCTGGACTGATTCTCAATGTCACTGCTGTGTGAGCGCTGCAGACCTGGGTGGTCTTGGTCTTCTCGCCATTCAAGAAGGAATGGACCAAGCTCCTGGGAGGAGGCGGGACTCCCTTTTCACTCCCCCCCCTgggcttagtccattgtcatgaCATGGCCTGTTTCTCTGCCAGTTTGGGCACAAGTCATGTGTGTTCGCCATGAAGGGAAGGCACCTTTCCATTCCTGAGTGCCTGGCACGGTGGTTGGGAGATGCAGAGAGTGTGCTTGGTGGGGGGAGGACCCTTGTACCTGTGCTGGGGACCTTCCGAGCATGTCGCTTCCCTTCCTTCAGCCAGTCCCGGCAGACACTTGCCTAGGCGCCCTCCCTCTCCGCCTTTCACCGTGTGGCCTAATTACAGGTTGTCTTGGCAGCGGGAAGGATGACAGCAGAAGCCAAATTTACAGCAGGAGCAAAGCAAGTCCACACCAGTGGAACAATCCAAATGGTACCCAGGCCTTCTCTGGGGCTTTTACAGAGCAAACTGAACTCAGCCGTGACAGGAGGTGTGTTAGCGCCCCCACCCCGATCCCCTGGCTAGGGCTTGGCTCTGCTGTGACAAGGGCCTGCCATAAGACCAGAGAACCAGGCTGGGctatgaggggggggggggggctctcccTTTAAAGCATCCAGGGATGACATTCTGTAGATGGTACTTTGGAACTGGAGAAGACAGATGTGATGGCTGGAAGCATCCTCTTCATCAAATGGTGACTGTGAAATTAATGGACTGAGTTGGAAATGCATTGTCCTTCACAATCAACATCATCAGGTCAGGCCGATGAGTGGGAAGTTCGCTGGCTGTTAGCGAGGGGGCAGGGTCTGCATATGAAGGGCGTCATAGGTGTCCTTGGTGGCAGCGCTGAGCCCCTGGTGAAAGCAAGTCACAAAAGAATGAACAGGAGTCCACAGGCACAAGTCTACTGTCTGTGGCTCAACCATGGATGCCACTGCCTTCAGCCCCCCCAAGGTCCCCTCACGCCACAGGTGGGGAGTCTTGCCCGAGAATGCTGACAGAAAGATGGGTTCTTGGTCCTGCTACAAATGACTTGGAAGCAACTCTTTTCCAGCTTGATTCTCACCCCTTTCTCAACTTCTCAAACACTAGGCCCGCAGTACCAGGGCGCATCAGACTCCCCATCCAACCAAAGAGGAAGGCAGCTTACCCATGTCACATACTGAGCTGGAAACTGGGAGGTGCCAGAGAATGTGCTACCTGAGCCCACAGAGAGTCTGGACTAGGCACAGGGAAAGCAGCAGATCCATGGCCTCGGTCCTCAGCCAGGAAAGTCTGGTCTCTGGCCAGTGTGGTATATTTGGACAGGcagacaaggctagcctcagtcTCGCTGGAAAGTCTCTCTGTTCCAGGGACCGGAAAGGCAATGGGGCCTCCAGCAGCTTCCAGTAAGCAGCTTTGAATATCATCACCACACTCAGGTGAGCCCAGCGACAAGAAAGATGAAGCCACAGGGGGATCCCTTTTTAGAAAATTAGGTTCTCTGCACAGTTTGCATAATTTGCACTAATTTACATAAACCATGCACCTGATTATTACAGTGACATTTCCCTTTTGaagctgcctttttcttttttcaatcttCCCACCTACTCTCTTAGATAGAGCTGAGCTAACACAGTGGACCAAGAAAACAGTCGCCTGGGTAGGGTCCTTGACCTATTTCTGCCTGTACCTCTGggggctccccccccccatctttcaGATAGCTGCTATTGTCCCCTATGCCAAAATGGCATGGGGCTCCCACAGCCCTCGGTTAGAGCCAAGTATCTGCCTCCACAACTGAGTCTCAGCCCAGCTGTAGAGACACAATGGCCGCGGAGTGGCCTCCGGTCTGCTTGTGTGCCCTGAGCTGGCGCTCCCGGGCTGTTGACAAGGGCTGGTGCCACCAGCAAGCAGACCGTGGTGGCTTCAGCATTACCCCGTGTCAGAACAGTGCTGCCGGGGGGCAGCAGCTCTCACCTGGTAAAGGCCATCGTGTCCCTTGCCTCTCCGCCTCTGTGAACGAGATTAGAACGGAAGGGCATCAGTAGCGGCACCCTTGCTCAACTGCCCCCACTCAAGGAATCAGAAGGGACTCTTTCCCAGCCAGCATTCCCTCCCCCCGGGGACGGAGGGGTCCTTCGGCCCCTGGCCAGACCCTTGCCTCTCTAGAATAAGATGACACGTGGCTCAGATGGGTGCCAAGTTCACACTGCCCAACCCAGATCTTTGGCATCTGGGACATAGGACCGGCTGCTTGGAATAAATGGTCCTCCGCACAGCTCCAGTGCCTCAGAAAGGCTCGCTGAGAACGGCAGCTAGATGATGGTTGAGCTCTGACACAGAGTTAGCCCAGATCCTGTTCCTCCCAAGGGAAGTTGGTATCCTCTGCAGGCAAGGCCCTGACCACACATGCTGGCCGGTCAATTGCACAGGGTCCCCTGCTCAGAAGAACTCAAGGCTCTGCCCTTGACATTTGGAGATTGTCATGAAATCATGACTGAACAAGGAAGGAGCCATCCACTTGGATTCTCCCCTGGGACCCAGTGTCAGGGCACAGCAGGCACCCAACTGCGCTGGGAACAGTGACTGCCTGCAAAGGTTCAGTCTGCGTCCAGCAAAGCTTAGCCGCGGATGTTAGATCTGCCCTTCAGCCCCGACACCTCAGCCTATCCCTGGTCTCATGTACTGTCCAGGGGCACCTCCACGTCTGTCATGCGTCACACGGACTTTTCTCAGTTGGAGGAGGAACgggtgggagaggaaggctgtggCAGGAATGTCTGGAATACCATAAGGAGCCCTCCTGGGCGTCAAGGAAGGGCAGCACTCACCTCGCCTTTCATCCCAATCTCGCTGTAGGCCTCCGCCATCTTGTCTTTCTGCAGCGCCTGAAGGAAAAGAGGAGATGTCTTGTCCTAACTGATAGAGAGTGGGCCTTTCCCCGGAAGCCTCTGGATTCCCGAGCTGGCAGGCTCCAAGCCCTGGGCTTGCGAACATTGTTGCCCACAACCAAGTCTACTGTACTCTTCAGCCCGACTTCAGAATCTTCTCTGATCTACCGTTCTGTACGTTGAACAGTTCAGGTGAGATGGAGACAGCTGAGAGTCAGAGCTGTAAAAACCGAGCAGGGAGACTGCTCGCCGTAAGGGCTTAGGGGAGCAATGAGTCATTGATTGGAACACGTCATCTCTTCCCAGCCACAGGCTGTGGACCAGCCGATTGCTGTGGGCACCACCACTTGGTCGCCTAATACTAGAGCTTCCCACCACAGTGGCGGCGTGGACTTCGCATGGAGAGGAAGCGCTCAGAATCCTCCAGCCCCTGGGGTCAGCATCCTCTCAGGCCAGCCAGCTCCACGTTTCTGCCCAGCATAGCCTGCAGCTCCTACCCTGTTCCCCAACCACGGGCTCAGAGCCCacgaacaataacaacaacaaaaaggtgggggggggggtgaggtgtCACTGCTGAGCTTAAAGGGATGTTCCAAAGCTACCAGCAGGTGACATATAACCATCCAGGGAAGGGCTGGCCTAAACAGAAAGACTGGAGAGAGACCagccctcccccagccttcttccAGCTCTCTAGGGTGAACGGTGAATTCTCTTACACTTACGTTGTACACGCCTTCCTGGgggttcctcctcctctgctgagGAACAGAAAAGGGCAGAGATTAGACGGCGAGAATCCAGGCTGGAAAGGGACCAACCCCATGCTGCCTTGTCCGCTGGCTCCGCTGCCAGTCTCCTCCTCAGTCCCCGCCTTACTCAGGCCAGCCTTCCGCAGCTCACGCATGCttatgcatgcctgcacacacacttcacattCCCGCCTGGGCAGGCAGGCCCCAGGGTTGTCTGTGGGCATGGTCTTTTAGCCTCTTTGCAGATGTATTCCCATATGCACCATAAACCAAGACGTGGACGGGGGTCCCCTCATTCAGGGCAGAGCCAAGCCAGTCAGTGCTGATCAGGTCCTACTGAGGTGGGGCCCCAGAAAACTGTGGCCCCCTCCCTCAtcgcccttcccccaccccttcctggtCCTAAGGAGAAGAGCTGAGGTTGGAGGATGGAATAGGGGTTAGGGACTTGCCTGCTTTCCACATCCTCTAGCAATGCACACCCAGCACAgaattcagaggacctaggtcaggcCTGAGTGGATAGGGATgaccaaaaacactgaggacattGGGTAGCTCTGAGCAGTGCTGACCTGAAACTGGACTTTTGTCCTGAGCCCTGCTATTAGGAGGCCTCTAGTCCAACAGAGGAGTCATCTGCCCCCCCTCCCTTTACAGGAATAGAGTCTACAAAGCCAAGAGGTCACAGGCGCCTGGAGCCTGATGTGGCCATGTTCTTTCTAAAGGGTGATTCAGAATCCAGGATTTGTCCTCCATGGCCTTAGCCCCTTCCTGGGTGTATCTTGACGTCAGGGCTGTCCTAGGGAGGCAGGTGATACTACCATGTGTGCATCCTGGGTTGACTAGGAAGCAGTAGAGGGGAGGTAGACAGAGTTTAGGGCGGAGCCTGTGGTGACGTACTCGTGTGCAGGGCTTCTCATGGTGCAGAATGGAGCCCCGAAGACAGGGCAAGGTGGCAGCAGGTGGCTCTTTGTCGTGCCCTCGTCCCGGGCCCTCTCCGTGTTCGTCTAGTGCCCGCTGTCCCGGGATGAGCAGCCCTCCCTCAgagcccacccaccccatccttACCTGTTTGGCCCCCATCTCAGGGTCCCGAGCCAACTTCTTGTTCAAAACATCATATTCCTCTCTTCGTCCTAGATTGAGCTCCTAGAACAGGAGAA
Coding sequences:
- the Cd247 gene encoding T-cell surface glycoprotein CD3 zeta chain isoform X2, with amino-acid sequence MKWKVAVLAGIILQAQVPGAEAQSFGLLDPKLCYLLDGILFIYGVIVTALYLRAKFSGTVDAAAYQQGSNQLYNELNLGRREEYDVLNKKLARDPEMGAKQRRRNPQEGVYNALQKDKMAEAYSEIGMKGERRRGKGHDGLYQGLSAATKDTYDALHMQTLPPR
- the Cd247 gene encoding T-cell surface glycoprotein CD3 zeta chain isoform X1, coding for MKWKVAVLAGIILQAQVPGAEAQSFGLLDPKLCYLLDGILFIYGVIVTALYLRAKFSGTVDAAAYQQGSNQLYNELNLGRREEYDVLNKKLARDPEMGAKQQRRRNPQEGVYNALQKDKMAEAYSEIGMKGERRRGKGHDGLYQGLSAATKDTYDALHMQTLPPR